A genomic segment from Luteolibacter ambystomatis encodes:
- a CDS encoding substrate-binding domain-containing protein — translation MLLALGMQDPALLEGIIGWARANEWNVDLSVLHHGQLPPASGFDGVLATASNRKIVHWLARLECPVVRMLDAGLPKLARETSHYPMVSCDAEAAGSLGAGHLLSVGRPTFVFCRLSSGSDALATQRGFVRTILKSGREPVVLDFMKDHPKLSRNQAPPRGLVRAWMIAKLRELPLPAAVMTDDDRCALDLMAAASGIGLDIPGDLALLGSHNQRYLLSASTVEISSVDTNLKEVGRTAAELLDSLVRGGRKPSSPLLIPPSRVDTRASTSLYIGPHPGVRRAMTYIREHFARPIRVADVAKVSGLTPRGLQKALLQEAGITLVREITRLRLEAAMQLLDDPGLSLEEVAKRTCLSDAKNLCRLFLTYYGTSPRKWSRGRRRKLEALIAESTDSGSSARAQG, via the coding sequence ATGCTGCTCGCCCTCGGCATGCAGGACCCGGCACTGCTGGAAGGCATCATCGGATGGGCGCGCGCCAATGAATGGAACGTGGATCTCTCCGTCCTCCACCACGGGCAGTTGCCACCCGCTTCCGGATTCGATGGAGTGCTCGCCACCGCCAGCAACCGGAAGATCGTCCACTGGCTCGCCCGCCTGGAATGTCCCGTGGTGAGAATGTTGGACGCCGGTCTCCCGAAGCTCGCACGCGAGACCTCCCACTATCCGATGGTGAGCTGCGATGCGGAAGCCGCCGGCAGCCTGGGAGCCGGGCACCTGCTCTCGGTCGGGCGCCCGACATTCGTCTTCTGCCGCCTGTCGTCCGGGAGTGACGCCCTCGCGACCCAGCGTGGATTCGTTCGCACCATTCTCAAGTCCGGCCGGGAACCCGTGGTGCTCGACTTCATGAAAGACCACCCGAAGCTCTCCCGGAACCAAGCTCCACCGCGCGGCCTGGTCCGCGCATGGATGATCGCGAAACTCCGTGAACTGCCGCTGCCGGCAGCCGTGATGACGGATGACGACCGCTGCGCCCTCGACCTGATGGCTGCGGCCTCCGGCATCGGTCTGGACATACCCGGAGACCTGGCCCTCCTGGGCAGCCACAACCAGCGTTATCTGCTGAGTGCCTCGACGGTGGAAATCTCTTCCGTGGATACCAATCTGAAGGAGGTCGGCAGGACGGCGGCGGAATTGCTGGACAGCCTTGTGCGGGGTGGGAGAAAGCCATCCTCCCCCCTGCTGATCCCCCCCTCGCGGGTGGACACCCGCGCCTCCACTTCGCTCTACATCGGGCCGCACCCCGGCGTGCGCCGCGCGATGACCTACATCCGGGAACACTTCGCCCGACCGATCCGGGTGGCGGATGTGGCGAAAGTCTCCGGCCTCACTCCGCGCGGACTGCAGAAGGCCCTTCTCCAGGAAGCCGGTATCACTCTGGTGAGGGAAATCACCCGCCTGCGGCTGGAAGCCGCCATGCAGCTTCTGGACGACCCCGGACTATCACTCGAGGAGGTGGCGAAGCGGACCTGCCTGAGCGATGCGAAGAACCTCTGCCGCCTGTTTCTCACCTACTACGGAACGTCCCCGCGCAAGTGGAGCCGGGGCAGACGCCGGAAGTTGGAAGCTCTCATCGCGGAAAGCACCGACAGCGGCTCTTCCGCCCGTGCTCAGGGATGA
- a CDS encoding S1 family peptidase: MSPRPPTDLPLAGILGISLLVSSCDKPKDTAETKGLRTQIANLQADTSQLNSENEALKMRLQQMDGLRQRAEKAESDVADLQRRIAQISSNAPTAPPSPETAVTTPESVPAPASGGDPLNFPQVGPDTGPTDKALANRLLASVVIIKGDQSEGTGFFARQNGKTYLYTAAHVLSGNSKLDIRTTAGRTFTKFGAFEVAEAADMVRFAMQEEPASPPPELATNEMKVGHGVFAIGNSGGGGVLTILDGTVTGLGPNQIETSAAVIQGNSGGPLFTAPEGRALGIITHLIAARTDVWAAATPFADVRRFAARLDVDVKWKTVPIASFLEERRRIEEVNGTTRLLLALSTLQPTTAGLRAGGQSEKIDALGILQQNRTRPSVKALLEMNSSLAGNRMRQSDRDLIKKFTGFYEAILSESKRQTAGFDPERFGPYHRELAKESLEWSKAAQTLISDTIQGLNK; this comes from the coding sequence ATGTCTCCGCGGCCCCCAACCGATCTTCCCCTCGCCGGCATCCTCGGGATCTCCCTGCTTGTCTCGTCCTGTGACAAGCCCAAGGACACGGCGGAGACCAAAGGCCTTCGCACGCAGATCGCCAACCTGCAGGCGGACACCAGCCAGCTCAACTCCGAGAACGAGGCCCTCAAGATGCGCCTCCAGCAGATGGACGGCCTGCGCCAGCGTGCCGAGAAAGCCGAAAGCGACGTTGCCGATCTGCAGCGCAGGATCGCCCAGATCTCCAGCAACGCTCCTACCGCGCCTCCCTCTCCGGAAACTGCCGTCACCACTCCGGAGTCTGTCCCGGCACCCGCTTCAGGAGGAGATCCGCTCAATTTCCCGCAGGTAGGTCCCGATACCGGCCCCACTGACAAGGCCCTGGCCAACCGGTTGCTCGCCTCCGTCGTCATCATCAAGGGCGACCAGTCGGAGGGCACAGGCTTTTTCGCGCGTCAGAATGGCAAGACCTACCTCTACACAGCCGCCCACGTCTTGAGCGGAAATTCGAAGCTCGATATCCGCACCACCGCCGGGCGCACCTTCACCAAATTCGGCGCGTTCGAGGTCGCGGAGGCCGCGGACATGGTCCGCTTTGCCATGCAGGAAGAACCGGCCTCCCCGCCGCCGGAACTCGCCACGAATGAAATGAAGGTCGGCCACGGTGTCTTCGCCATTGGCAACAGCGGAGGAGGTGGAGTCCTCACCATCCTCGATGGCACCGTCACCGGGCTCGGTCCCAACCAGATCGAAACCAGCGCCGCCGTGATCCAGGGCAACAGCGGCGGACCGCTTTTCACCGCTCCGGAAGGCCGGGCCCTCGGCATCATCACCCACCTCATCGCCGCCCGCACCGACGTGTGGGCGGCCGCCACGCCCTTCGCGGATGTCCGCCGTTTCGCCGCGCGTCTCGATGTGGATGTGAAGTGGAAGACCGTTCCCATCGCCTCCTTCCTCGAGGAACGCCGTCGTATTGAGGAGGTGAACGGCACGACCCGTCTGCTGCTCGCGCTTTCCACCCTCCAGCCCACCACCGCCGGTCTCCGCGCCGGCGGCCAGTCCGAGAAGATTGATGCCCTCGGCATCCTCCAGCAGAACCGCACGCGCCCGTCCGTGAAGGCGCTGCTGGAAATGAACAGCTCGCTGGCTGGAAACCGCATGCGCCAGTCGGATCGCGACCTCATCAAAAAGTTCACCGGCTTCTACGAGGCCATCCTCTCCGAATCGAAGCGCCAGACCGCCGGCTTCGATCCCGAGCGCTTCGGCCCCTACCACCGCGAGCTCGCCAAGGAGTCCCTCGAATGGAGCAAGGCTGCCCAGACGCTGATCTCGGACACGATCCAAGGGCTGAACAAGTAG
- a CDS encoding beta-N-acetylhexosaminidase, with amino-acid sequence MLRFLLSFLFLAAVAGTRAAEVSVIPLPAGNLETQGELLLPLDAPVKAPATPAGERAVRLVVEALGGNVRRTENKGGPGVVFEPAADTKDEEAYTLEITPNGARIRGGEAGLCYGATTLAQLIAKAPRDGGHFRLQCRTITDAPRFGWRGFMLDESRYFAGEQEVKRLLDAMARYKLNRFHWHLTDSPGWRIEIEGYPALTTIGGRGNEADPEGKGEAEFYTKDQIRSIVRYARERNIVVIPEIDMPGHADAAVRAYPELGGGGYKKPAEPLKWPRFTYNPGSPAVWEFRAKVFQEVAELFPEAGMIHFGGDEVHFGWGGWSSLPEVRGLMQRENLPDNAGVEGWFVRDTASLIRRMGLKAGGWDEIAAQGLPVDGTVVFWWRHDQPQVLQNALQRGYPVVLCPRRPLYFDFIQHESHKSGRTWKGFNPLADVYGFPDALGLTAEQESKVLGMQACLWTENAATTRRREFLTWPRLIAMAEAAWTPRERKDLASFEDRLRAELPVLRTGGVVPYDPFANSPEVTDEGANATHLDHP; translated from the coding sequence ATGCTCCGTTTTCTTCTTTCCTTCTTGTTTCTGGCGGCGGTGGCCGGGACCCGTGCCGCCGAGGTGTCTGTCATTCCACTGCCAGCGGGCAACCTCGAAACCCAAGGGGAGTTGCTGCTCCCGCTTGACGCGCCGGTGAAAGCGCCAGCCACGCCGGCTGGTGAGCGGGCCGTGCGCCTGGTGGTGGAGGCTCTTGGCGGAAACGTACGAAGGACGGAGAACAAAGGGGGGCCGGGGGTGGTGTTTGAACCTGCGGCCGACACCAAGGACGAGGAGGCTTACACACTGGAGATTACTCCGAACGGCGCAAGGATCCGGGGTGGGGAAGCGGGCCTCTGCTACGGAGCGACAACCCTGGCCCAGTTGATCGCGAAGGCACCGCGGGATGGCGGTCATTTCCGGTTGCAATGCCGGACCATCACGGATGCCCCGCGCTTCGGGTGGAGGGGATTCATGCTGGATGAGAGCCGCTATTTCGCCGGGGAACAGGAGGTCAAGCGCCTGCTGGACGCCATGGCGCGGTACAAACTGAACCGCTTCCACTGGCATCTCACGGATTCGCCCGGATGGCGGATCGAGATCGAAGGATACCCGGCGCTCACCACCATCGGGGGCCGTGGCAATGAGGCCGATCCCGAGGGCAAAGGGGAGGCGGAATTTTATACGAAGGACCAGATCCGCTCGATCGTGCGGTACGCCAGGGAGCGGAACATCGTGGTGATTCCCGAGATCGACATGCCGGGACATGCGGATGCTGCGGTGCGCGCATATCCGGAACTGGGTGGCGGTGGATACAAGAAGCCTGCGGAGCCTTTGAAATGGCCGCGGTTCACCTACAATCCTGGATCTCCGGCCGTATGGGAATTCCGCGCCAAGGTGTTCCAGGAGGTGGCGGAGTTGTTTCCAGAGGCCGGGATGATCCACTTCGGCGGGGATGAGGTTCACTTCGGCTGGGGCGGGTGGTCGTCACTGCCGGAAGTCCGGGGGCTGATGCAGCGTGAGAATCTTCCCGACAATGCCGGAGTGGAGGGTTGGTTCGTCCGGGACACGGCCTCGCTGATCCGTCGGATGGGGTTGAAGGCCGGTGGCTGGGACGAGATCGCGGCGCAGGGATTGCCTGTCGATGGCACGGTGGTCTTCTGGTGGCGTCACGATCAACCCCAGGTGCTCCAGAATGCCCTGCAGCGCGGGTACCCGGTGGTATTGTGCCCGCGGCGGCCGCTGTATTTCGATTTCATCCAGCATGAGTCCCACAAGTCCGGACGCACGTGGAAGGGCTTCAATCCGCTCGCGGACGTGTATGGATTCCCCGATGCCCTGGGGCTGACAGCGGAGCAGGAGTCCAAGGTTCTCGGCATGCAGGCGTGCCTGTGGACGGAAAACGCGGCGACCACCCGGCGCCGTGAGTTTCTCACCTGGCCGCGCCTCATCGCGATGGCCGAGGCGGCATGGACCCCCCGCGAGCGCAAGGATCTCGCTTCATTCGAAGACCGCCTGCGGGCGGAGCTGCCGGTGCTGCGGACCGGGGGAGTGGTTCCGTATGATCCATTCGCGAACTCTCCGGAAGTGACGGATGAGGGGGCGAACGCGACCCATCTGGATCATCCCTGA
- a CDS encoding PEP-CTERM sorting domain-containing protein (PEP-CTERM proteins occur, often in large numbers, in the proteomes of bacteria that also encode an exosortase, a predicted intramembrane cysteine proteinase. The presence of a PEP-CTERM domain at a protein's C-terminus predicts cleavage within the sorting domain, followed by covalent anchoring to some some component of the (usually Gram-negative) cell surface. Many PEP-CTERM proteins exhibit an unusual sequence composition that includes large numbers of potential glycosylation sites. Expression of one such protein has been shown restore the ability of a bacterium to form floc, a type of biofilm.), whose translation MTGGTHAAIVAINDTFAANTLANYTAAGGYTLSYNASGSPDFGDGAGDGFLNVNVPASNNTGSLVTSLGTVDAEDVGKQLTLVFRLDGRSVNFHSDNVSFTVNATVVPSTTVSTTTFPEWDNAGTAATGAGAITDWRMKNAVGTLSYTIQAADVGNTLGWKFASASTSSGGYSFGIDNWSLSVVPEPSSSLLALAGCTTLMLRRRR comes from the coding sequence ATGACCGGCGGCACTCATGCCGCGATCGTCGCCATCAACGATACCTTCGCCGCCAACACGCTCGCCAACTATACCGCGGCCGGCGGCTATACCCTCTCCTACAATGCCAGTGGTAGTCCGGATTTCGGAGATGGAGCGGGAGACGGCTTTCTGAATGTCAATGTGCCGGCCAGCAACAACACCGGCTCGCTGGTCACCTCGCTGGGAACCGTGGACGCGGAAGATGTGGGCAAGCAACTGACCCTCGTCTTCCGGCTGGACGGAAGAAGCGTGAACTTCCACTCGGACAATGTTTCCTTCACCGTCAATGCCACGGTGGTCCCCTCCACCACCGTCTCGACCACCACGTTCCCCGAATGGGACAACGCGGGCACGGCGGCCACCGGAGCGGGCGCCATCACCGACTGGCGCATGAAGAACGCCGTCGGGACGCTTTCCTATACCATTCAAGCCGCGGACGTCGGCAATACCCTCGGCTGGAAGTTCGCCTCCGCCTCGACATCCTCGGGTGGATACTCATTCGGAATCGACAACTGGAGCCTCTCCGTCGTGCCCGAGCCGTCCTCCTCCCTCCTCGCTCTCGCGGGCTGCACCACCCTGATGCTGCGCCGCCGGCGTTGA
- a CDS encoding sensor histidine kinase, protein MLSRLLALCLLMAGHPATAASPVEEPVDMSFRNWTTREGLLHDRVRTVLQTRDGFIWLATDAGLLRFDGSSFKAFTVHDGLHAPVVSALYEDAEGKLWIGTIGGGISVMAYNRIERTYTRTDGLPSEWITGFGLNPEGRLLANTWGGLALFDHDHFIAPPKNETEPEPILPIARDGEGTLWGIGHSCLRRWQDGQWKADPGGTSNATAMCVDHKGRLWAFFEDRLWCRDAGVWTSHEMPAGTGGLVNTLAEAPDGTIWIAVYRKGLHGFKDGRFITPAPTPGYSPDLMESVIVTRDGQIWLTSTYGLYRMSEQRIRFGIVDDPQAARVSNNLGGLLEISPGKFLLATQGNGFLVWQDERISRLDENPELGPEVFGNLLYRTTDGTLWLGGAKGLYKWHPDQESAVPIKQNLPIPDSASIWAMEETGDGTLWMGSTLGQLLRIRGDRIEKVEYGGRNEPIKALAVEKDGTVWVGTRGNGLFRQKDGVWSRLGRETGLLSEVIRTLYLDPDGHLWVGTDGGGVALFRGDRFVPISGEDGLPSDSVSQITTDDRGWLWLGTHRGLAAINRAEVDEVRQGRRTEVHPILVNHSNGLLSEECTIAPPVKCADGSWAFATVRGFFRLQPDDFQPDTSRPPVFLVKLLANGNPVELREEKIQLPPGTERLEFEYSGIFFKDPDRLKFRTQLTGLDSGWVQSGTRRSAEYRNPGPGTFRFEVQASTGNGLWSEQPAFVEIMIAPHFWQTWWFRLGAVAIFAGTIVFLARHAERRRSALRIEALERRQAVDNERARIARDLHDDVGASLTQVALQSQLVERNLIRRPERAGEYLKEIFKTARETTRALDEIVWAVNPTQDTLDNFVSFLGAFVQDYTRSAGLRSRFDVPETVPALAMPPTVRHHLYLASKEILHNVIKHAHASEVSLKVTMNDGCCVIVIRDNGSGFVEAPAAVGADGLLNLRSRLEQVRGTCSRSSTPGEGTSVEMRIPIDWDQG, encoded by the coding sequence ATGCTTTCCCGTCTGCTGGCGCTCTGTCTCCTCATGGCGGGACACCCGGCCACCGCCGCGAGTCCGGTGGAAGAGCCGGTGGACATGAGCTTCCGCAACTGGACGACACGGGAAGGCCTCCTGCACGACCGCGTCCGCACGGTGCTCCAGACACGGGATGGATTCATCTGGCTGGCCACGGATGCCGGCCTGCTGAGGTTCGATGGCTCCTCCTTCAAGGCTTTCACCGTTCATGACGGCCTCCATGCGCCGGTGGTGAGCGCGCTTTACGAGGATGCGGAAGGCAAACTATGGATCGGCACCATCGGTGGTGGCATCAGCGTGATGGCCTACAACCGGATCGAGCGCACCTACACCCGCACCGATGGGCTGCCGTCCGAGTGGATCACCGGCTTCGGACTCAATCCTGAGGGCCGCTTGCTGGCGAACACCTGGGGAGGACTGGCACTTTTCGATCACGACCATTTCATCGCTCCACCAAAGAACGAAACCGAACCAGAACCGATCCTGCCGATAGCCCGCGACGGAGAGGGCACCCTGTGGGGGATCGGCCACAGCTGTCTGAGACGGTGGCAGGACGGCCAGTGGAAAGCCGATCCCGGGGGGACATCCAATGCCACCGCGATGTGCGTGGATCATAAAGGGCGGCTGTGGGCATTCTTCGAAGACCGGCTGTGGTGCCGGGACGCGGGCGTATGGACCTCCCACGAGATGCCGGCAGGGACCGGAGGCCTGGTGAACACGCTGGCGGAAGCCCCGGATGGCACGATCTGGATCGCGGTGTACCGGAAAGGGCTCCATGGCTTCAAGGACGGGCGCTTCATCACACCGGCCCCCACCCCCGGCTACAGCCCGGACCTGATGGAATCGGTCATCGTCACCCGGGACGGCCAGATCTGGCTCACCTCTACCTACGGTCTGTACCGTATGTCGGAGCAGCGCATCCGCTTCGGCATCGTGGACGATCCGCAGGCCGCCCGCGTCTCGAACAATCTGGGCGGCCTGCTGGAGATCTCACCCGGGAAATTCCTCCTCGCCACCCAGGGCAATGGCTTCCTCGTCTGGCAGGACGAACGCATCTCCCGCCTGGATGAAAATCCCGAGCTCGGTCCGGAAGTCTTCGGCAATCTCCTCTATCGCACCACAGATGGAACCCTATGGCTGGGAGGAGCGAAGGGACTCTACAAATGGCACCCCGATCAGGAATCCGCCGTTCCCATCAAGCAGAACCTCCCCATCCCGGACTCCGCATCCATCTGGGCCATGGAGGAAACCGGCGATGGGACCCTGTGGATGGGCAGCACCCTCGGCCAGCTGCTGCGGATACGCGGGGATCGGATCGAGAAGGTGGAATATGGCGGCCGGAACGAACCGATCAAGGCGCTCGCGGTGGAGAAGGACGGCACGGTATGGGTCGGCACCCGCGGCAATGGCCTGTTCCGGCAAAAGGATGGCGTCTGGTCACGGCTGGGACGTGAGACCGGATTGCTGAGCGAGGTGATCCGGACGCTTTATCTCGATCCCGATGGGCATCTCTGGGTGGGCACGGATGGCGGCGGAGTGGCGCTGTTTCGCGGCGACCGCTTTGTCCCGATCTCCGGCGAGGATGGGTTGCCGAGCGACAGCGTCTCCCAGATCACCACGGACGACCGCGGGTGGCTGTGGCTGGGCACCCATCGCGGACTGGCGGCGATCAACCGGGCCGAGGTGGATGAGGTTCGCCAAGGCAGGCGGACGGAGGTTCATCCGATTCTGGTGAATCACTCGAACGGGTTGCTCTCGGAGGAATGCACCATCGCCCCGCCGGTCAAATGTGCCGATGGCTCATGGGCCTTTGCCACGGTCCGCGGGTTTTTCCGGTTGCAGCCGGACGACTTCCAACCGGACACCTCGCGGCCGCCGGTATTCCTCGTGAAGCTCCTCGCCAATGGCAACCCGGTGGAACTACGGGAGGAGAAGATCCAGCTCCCTCCGGGGACCGAACGTCTTGAGTTCGAATATTCCGGCATCTTCTTCAAGGATCCCGACCGGCTGAAATTCCGCACCCAGCTGACCGGGCTCGATTCCGGATGGGTCCAGTCCGGAACCCGGCGCTCGGCGGAATACCGCAATCCCGGACCCGGCACGTTCCGGTTCGAGGTGCAGGCGTCCACCGGCAATGGACTGTGGAGCGAACAACCTGCTTTCGTGGAAATCATGATCGCCCCGCACTTCTGGCAAACCTGGTGGTTCAGGCTCGGAGCCGTGGCGATCTTCGCCGGCACGATCGTCTTCCTCGCGAGGCATGCGGAGCGCAGGCGCTCCGCGCTCCGCATTGAGGCTCTGGAACGCCGCCAAGCCGTGGACAATGAAAGAGCCCGCATTGCGAGGGATCTGCATGACGATGTCGGAGCCAGCCTCACACAAGTGGCGCTGCAAAGCCAACTGGTGGAACGCAACCTGATCCGGCGCCCCGAGCGGGCCGGCGAGTATCTCAAGGAGATTTTCAAGACGGCCCGCGAGACCACGCGCGCGCTGGACGAGATCGTATGGGCGGTCAATCCCACCCAGGACACGCTCGACAACTTCGTCTCCTTCCTGGGTGCCTTTGTTCAGGACTATACCCGCAGCGCCGGCCTCCGCAGCCGCTTCGACGTACCGGAGACCGTGCCCGCGCTGGCGATGCCACCGACCGTGCGCCACCACCTCTATCTCGCCTCGAAGGAAATCCTGCACAACGTCATCAAGCACGCGCACGCTTCGGAAGTCTCCCTGAAGGTCACGATGAATGACGGATGCTGCGTCATCGTCATTCGCGACAATGGCTCGGGATTTGTCGAAGCCCCGGCCGCGGTGGGGGCGGACGGACTGCTCAATCTCCGCAGCCGCCTGGAACAGGTCCGTGGGACCTGCTCCCGCTCCAGCACCCCGGGTGAAGGCACCTCCGTGGAAATGCGCATCCCCATCGATTGGGACCAAGGGTAG
- a CDS encoding glycoside hydrolase family 2 TIM barrel-domain containing protein has translation MKPFHSHLNIRALTLGFAAVMPLLPPHASAEPKVEYLQARSTVDGQPFMPRGIYAVNVSDMDRAAGYGFNIVQTYQFRTMSDDKVAEYLDEAGKRGLKVLFDLDMKASPAPEALATLRRRIERFKTHPALYAWYLADEPAVKNIKPEELKGIYRWIKDTDPDHPVFSSNWELETFKDACDVDMPQVYSGPPSALKAGALPRQHRTAAKHGVPWIAIANLFDTDFKAFNEADSEVVSPAQLFSAVQSGTLDEAGAQAKIESVKKNLENPPYKLRATFPDTPVKIRGQAFDLIAHGSNGLFYWLLQPEDSLHERFGYYTIFVRPPLRQALKDVLKETQDLWPRIGNPSLDSTTWYDAEFGNVFFWCRRQGDLVTVIAVNESEADWLSVRTTLPGLEAVKEVVATVNGEKRTVKVKNGVLEDNFRSNQAHVYLMTLK, from the coding sequence ATGAAACCATTCCACTCCCATCTCAACATCCGGGCTCTGACCCTGGGTTTTGCCGCCGTCATGCCATTGCTCCCGCCGCATGCGTCCGCGGAACCGAAGGTCGAATACCTCCAGGCGCGCTCCACGGTGGACGGTCAGCCGTTCATGCCCCGCGGCATTTATGCGGTGAATGTTTCCGATATGGATCGGGCGGCGGGTTATGGTTTCAACATTGTTCAGACCTATCAGTTCAGGACGATGAGCGATGACAAGGTGGCGGAGTATCTCGATGAGGCGGGCAAGCGCGGGCTGAAGGTGCTGTTTGATCTGGACATGAAGGCATCGCCGGCTCCGGAAGCGCTCGCCACGCTCCGCAGGCGTATCGAGCGGTTTAAAACGCATCCGGCGCTCTATGCCTGGTATCTTGCGGACGAACCTGCCGTGAAGAATATCAAGCCGGAGGAGTTGAAAGGCATCTATCGCTGGATCAAGGACACCGATCCGGATCATCCGGTGTTTTCGTCGAATTGGGAACTGGAGACATTCAAGGATGCCTGCGATGTCGACATGCCCCAGGTGTACAGCGGGCCGCCCTCCGCCTTGAAGGCGGGCGCGCTTCCCCGGCAGCACCGGACCGCGGCGAAGCACGGTGTGCCGTGGATCGCCATTGCCAACCTGTTCGACACGGACTTCAAAGCTTTCAACGAGGCGGATTCCGAGGTGGTGAGCCCGGCGCAGCTCTTTTCCGCCGTGCAGTCTGGAACGCTCGATGAAGCCGGAGCGCAGGCGAAGATCGAATCGGTGAAAAAGAATCTGGAAAATCCACCCTACAAGCTTCGCGCCACTTTTCCCGATACGCCGGTGAAGATCCGGGGCCAGGCCTTCGACCTCATCGCCCATGGGTCCAACGGGCTCTTCTACTGGTTGTTGCAGCCGGAGGACTCGCTGCACGAGCGCTTCGGATACTACACCATCTTCGTGCGGCCTCCGCTGCGGCAGGCGCTGAAGGATGTCCTGAAGGAAACGCAGGACCTGTGGCCGCGCATCGGGAATCCCAGCTTGGATTCGACCACGTGGTACGATGCGGAATTCGGAAACGTTTTCTTCTGGTGCCGCCGCCAGGGTGACCTCGTGACCGTGATCGCGGTGAACGAAAGCGAGGCCGACTGGTTGTCGGTCCGCACCACCCTGCCAGGTCTGGAGGCCGTGAAAGAGGTTGTGGCCACGGTCAACGGCGAGAAGCGGACCGTGAAGGTGAAGAATGGCGTGTTGGAGGACAACTTCCGCTCGAACCAGGCCCATGTTTATCTGATGACGCTCAAGTGA
- a CDS encoding response regulator transcription factor, whose amino-acid sequence MSTHDKPKPASPRPSITIAVVEDDSRIRWSLSAILEEEDDFECVGSFASAEEALTHLPKLAPQVVLMDVNLPGMTGIDCVRQLTSRKNPPQIIMLTVRQDSEIIFDALAAGASGYLLKPPTASELVNAVRDVFSGGAPMTASIARRVVQSFNKARARTPETESLSPREIQVLELLVQGFAYKEVAAELGISYSTVQRHIESIYRKLHVHSRTHAVSKYLGA is encoded by the coding sequence ATGAGCACCCACGACAAACCGAAACCGGCGTCCCCGCGACCATCGATCACCATCGCGGTGGTCGAGGATGATTCCCGCATCCGCTGGAGTCTCTCCGCCATTCTGGAGGAAGAGGATGATTTCGAATGCGTGGGTTCCTTCGCCAGTGCGGAGGAAGCCCTCACCCACCTGCCAAAGCTGGCCCCCCAGGTGGTCCTCATGGATGTGAACCTGCCGGGCATGACGGGAATCGACTGCGTGCGGCAGCTCACCTCGCGCAAAAATCCACCCCAGATCATCATGCTGACCGTGCGTCAGGATTCTGAAATCATCTTCGATGCCCTGGCGGCCGGTGCCAGCGGCTACCTTCTCAAGCCACCCACCGCAAGCGAACTGGTCAACGCGGTACGGGATGTCTTTTCAGGCGGAGCTCCGATGACGGCTTCCATCGCCCGCCGGGTGGTGCAGTCCTTCAACAAGGCACGCGCCCGGACTCCGGAGACGGAGTCCCTCTCACCGCGTGAGATCCAGGTGCTGGAACTGCTGGTGCAGGGGTTTGCATACAAGGAGGTGGCCGCCGAACTCGGCATCAGCTACTCGACGGTGCAGCGCCACATCGAGAGCATCTACCGGAAGCTTCACGTGCATTCCCGCACCCACGCGGTGTCGAAGTATCTGGGTGCCTGA